In a genomic window of Mastacembelus armatus chromosome 3, fMasArm1.2, whole genome shotgun sequence:
- the sdhaf2 gene encoding succinate dehydrogenase assembly factor 2, mitochondrial isoform X2, giving the protein MALQRLVTGVCQAAWRPAVIGIVSSRAYRGHAPDDTRGDLIEIPLPPWEERQGEPIDIKRRRLLYESRKRGMLENCILLSLFAKRYLNTLTEKQLLQYDRLINEPSNDWDIYYWATEAKPTPDVYQGDVMDMLKEFTKNRNHEQRLDAPSLEYLDKESQ; this is encoded by the exons ATGGCACTGCAGCGa CTGGTGACAGGGGTGTGCCAGGCAGCATGGAGACCGGCAGTCATAGGGATTGTTTCGTCTCGTGCTTACCGTGGACATGCACCAGATGACACCAGGGGTGACCTGATTGAGATCCCTTTGCCCCCATGGGAGGAGAGGCAAGGCGAGCCCATTGACATTAAGAGACGCCGACTTCTCTATGAGAGTCGCAAGAGGGGCATGTTGGAGAACTGCATATTGCTCAG CCTTTTTGCAAAGCGATATCTCAACACACtgacagagaagcagctgctaCAGTATGACAGACTCATTAATGAACCAAGCAATGACTGGGACATCTACTACTGGGCAACAG AAGCTAAGCCTACCCCTGATGTCTACCAAGGAGACGTGATGGATATGCTGAAGGAGTTCACAAAGAACCGCAACCATGAGCAGAGGTTGGATGCACCCAGCTTGGAGTACTTGGATAAGGAAAGCCAATAA
- the sdhaf2 gene encoding succinate dehydrogenase assembly factor 2, mitochondrial isoform X1, which produces MMASVVAKRLVTGVCQAAWRPAVIGIVSSRAYRGHAPDDTRGDLIEIPLPPWEERQGEPIDIKRRRLLYESRKRGMLENCILLSLFAKRYLNTLTEKQLLQYDRLINEPSNDWDIYYWATEAKPTPDVYQGDVMDMLKEFTKNRNHEQRLDAPSLEYLDKESQ; this is translated from the exons ATGATGGCTTCTGTTGTTGCGAAGAGA CTGGTGACAGGGGTGTGCCAGGCAGCATGGAGACCGGCAGTCATAGGGATTGTTTCGTCTCGTGCTTACCGTGGACATGCACCAGATGACACCAGGGGTGACCTGATTGAGATCCCTTTGCCCCCATGGGAGGAGAGGCAAGGCGAGCCCATTGACATTAAGAGACGCCGACTTCTCTATGAGAGTCGCAAGAGGGGCATGTTGGAGAACTGCATATTGCTCAG CCTTTTTGCAAAGCGATATCTCAACACACtgacagagaagcagctgctaCAGTATGACAGACTCATTAATGAACCAAGCAATGACTGGGACATCTACTACTGGGCAACAG AAGCTAAGCCTACCCCTGATGTCTACCAAGGAGACGTGATGGATATGCTGAAGGAGTTCACAAAGAACCGCAACCATGAGCAGAGGTTGGATGCACCCAGCTTGGAGTACTTGGATAAGGAAAGCCAATAA
- the LOC113138127 gene encoding cleavage and polyadenylation specificity factor subunit 7: MAAAGAAAGPSTSKKDLIDVYSDLNQNDEDLDRIAEANELFDAVLTGSVNQDKKVTPAVSIPKGTQAKDEAKSTAVKIQQGGHSLRRLSLYIGNFSWWTSDKDLMSMAQTLGVKDITEIKFAENRVNGQSRGYAEVVVTSEESLKILLEKIPQCELNGERIDCRFATRQNLTVFEDIANKRIPLRVNSKDPKDSDSSDKIPSLLSQDPSPPPVPPPFPSLPLADRFPSPFLGQPPPPFPHLPPHIPPPMPPHLFPHPIHVPGQPSPSLHINPAFFNHGQDGHSSKAYSQQKHTPQSTDGDFEELMSRNRAVASSAITKAVSGATAGDLRVAMETLLTAIAIIKQSRVYGDERCQALVTSLKDCLVSIQGNYGYRSSSRSGDKDRDRDRGRDRERDRERDREDSGWEGMSRRHRERSRSGERDKERSRERERHRDHRDRYR; the protein is encoded by the exons ATGGCTGCTGCAGGAGCTGCAGCCGGACCAAGCACCTCCAAGAAAGATCTCATAGATGTCTACAGTGACCTGAACCAGAACGACGAG GATTTGGACAGAATTGCTGAAGCAAATGAACTGTTTGATGCTGTTCTGACTGGCTCAGTTAATCAGGACAAGAAAGTTACTCCTGCTGTGTCCATTCCTAAGGGGACACAAGCTAAAGATGAGGCTAAATCAACAGCAGTGAAAATCCAACAAGGAGGGCATTCATTGAGGAGACTGTCTTTATATATTGGAAATTTCTCCTGG TGGACATCTGACAAGGACCTTATGTCCATGGCCCAAACTCTGGGTGTGAAGGACATCACAGAGATCAAATTTGCTGAAAACAGAGTCAATGGCCAGTCACGAGG CTATGCAGAAGTGGTGGTAACCTCTGAAGAGTCACTAAAAATATTGTTGGAAAAAATACCCCAATGTGAACTCAATGGGGAAAGGATAGATTGTCGCTTTGCCACTCGCCAGAATCTCACTGTGTTTGAGGATATAGCAAATAAAC GTATACCCCTGCGTGTTAATTCCAAAGATCCCAAGGACTCCGATTCTTCAGATAAGATTCCCTCATTATTATCACAGGATCCCAGccctcctcctgtgcctccaCCTTTTCCATCACTGCCACTTGCAGACAGGTTTCCCAGCCCTTTCCTTGGTCAGCCACCTCCTCCCTTCCCTCATCTACCACCACACATCCCTCCACCTATGCCACCCCATTTGTTTCCTCATCCTATACATGTTCCTGGTCAGCCTTCTCCCAGTCTGCATATAAATCCAGCATTCTTCAACCATGGACAAGATGGACACAGCAGCAAAGCCTACAGCCAACAGAA acacacaccacaaagTACAGATGGAGATTTTGAAGAGCTAATGAGCAGAAATAGAGCTGTTGCCAGCAGTGCCATCACCAAGGCAGTGTCTGGAGCAACAGCTG GAGACTTGCGTGTGGCTATGGAGACTCTACTAACAGCCATCGCCATCATTAAGCAGTCCAGAGTGTATGGAGATGAACGCTGCCAAGCCCTGGTCACCTCACTCAAAGACTGTCTCGTCTCTATCCAGGGCAACTATGGCTACAG GAGTAGCAGTCGTTCGGGGGACAAAGACCGAGACCGGGACAGGGGTCGTGACAGAGAGCGAGACAGAGAACGTGACAGAGAAGATTCTGGTTGGGAGGGAATGTCTCGTAGACACAGAGAACGTTCCAGGAGTGGGGAGAGGGACAAGGAACGCTCACGGGAACGGGAAAGGCACAGAGATCACAGAGACCGATATCGCTGA
- the polr2l gene encoding DNA-directed RNA polymerases I, II, and III subunit RPABC5 has protein sequence MIIPIRCFTCGKIVGNKWEAYLGLLQAEYTEGDALDALGLKRYCCRRMLLSHVDLIEKLLNYAPLEK, from the exons ATGATCATCCCTATCCGCTGCTTCACGTGTGGGAAAATCGTGGGTAACAAATGGGAAGCATACCTCGGTTTACTTCAAGCCGAGTATACAGAAGG CGATGCGCTTGATGCCCTGGGCCTGAAGAGATACTGTTGTCGGAGGATGCTCCTTTCTCATGTGGATCTTATTGAGAAATTGTTGAATTATGCTCCACTGGAGAAGTGA